The Leptospira bourretii genomic sequence AACGCGATGGAAAGAAGCACCATGCTTTTTTTGAATGAATTTTTCATTTTAAATCCTCTTTCGAAAAAATTCGAATTTGTTTGGCTAGCGGGTCTTCCCGAAAGGGATTTGTAAAAAATTCTCCCTCTAGCTATAGAAAACTATGTTCTTTATATGTTACAAGGGAATGACAAGCTGGTGAAGGTTTTATGAAGGATTGGTGAATGAGGCTAATTCTTGAGTCGATTTAGAATTTTTGTAAGATTACTTTTGATGCGACGAATTTGGTCAGCAGTTAGTTGGAGGTCACCTTTTTCTGCTTTTTCGATGACAAGCTCTGCTTTGTTCACAAAAGTAATCGCTTCTTCATCGATGGCTTCTTTTGATTTTTGTTTTTTGCGATAGGCATCTAAGGCCTTTTGGACATCCAAAAGTTCCTTCGATATCCCACCGATTGCGATATTTAGTTCAACTATGTTTTCATCCATAAGTTAAAATACTCAATTCACATAAAAAAACTTTGATGGACTCTTTCTTTTCTATTGATACAACACATCGATAAATTTCTTTTTTGCTTCTAAATGTTCTTTAAATGTCGCGGAAAAATAATGAGATCCATCTGGTTTTAAAAGGAAAAATAATTTATCAGATTTCATTGGTTTAAAAGAGGCTTCTAACGCCGGTAAACCTGGATTAGAAATTGGTCCGGGTGGCCATCCACCATTGATATAAGTATTGTAAGGAGAAACAATCTTTAGGTCCGATTCAAAAAGCCTCTTTTTAGGTTTATCAAACAAATACTGAATGGTAGCACATGATTCCAAATTGATATTTTTTTCGATGCGAGTGAGGAAAACACCTGCCATCATTGGTCGTTCTTCTTTCCTTACTGCTTCTCTTTCCACAATGGAGGCTAACACAACTCGAAAATGAAGATCTGCTGGTTTGATATCCTTTGCTTCTGGAATAGATTCTAGTTTTTTATAGAATCGTTTGATCATCATCTCTGTAATTCTTTCTAAGGGATAATTCAAAGGAACAGAATATGTTTCTGGAAATAAGTATCCCTCTAAAGTTTTTGCAGGGATATTATATTTTGTAAGGAGTGCCTGACTTTGGGTTACTTTCAAAAACTCTTCGCGAGAAATCGCAAGTTTTTTTGAGACTAATAAATCTCCAATCTGACGGTTGTTATACCCTTCAGGAACTGTGAAGTTAACTAGTTTCACTTTTCCAGAAATAATGACATCCAAAATCTTACGAGAACTCATCCCATCATTAATATCATAAACACCTTGTTTGATTTTGTTTCCGGCTCGTGTGAACTTCATCAAATAATTAAAATACACAGAGGATTTGATCATGCCGGCAGCAGCTAACTCTCGAACGACGCTTGAAGATGGTTCTCCAGAATCAATGATGAGTTCATATTTATTTTGACCATCGCCGACAGCCCCACCTTTGATTTCATCCACGACAAAAAAACCAATCAAAGCTA encodes the following:
- the mltG gene encoding endolytic transglycosylase MltG, which codes for MNSKLKKYLILSGLGVSLLLILALIGFFVVDEIKGGAVGDGQNKYELIIDSGEPSSSVVRELAAAGMIKSSVYFNYLMKFTRAGNKIKQGVYDINDGMSSRKILDVIISGKVKLVNFTVPEGYNNRQIGDLLVSKKLAISREEFLKVTQSQALLTKYNIPAKTLEGYLFPETYSVPLNYPLERITEMMIKRFYKKLESIPEAKDIKPADLHFRVVLASIVEREAVRKEERPMMAGVFLTRIEKNINLESCATIQYLFDKPKKRLFESDLKIVSPYNTYINGGWPPGPISNPGLPALEASFKPMKSDKLFFLLKPDGSHYFSATFKEHLEAKKKFIDVLYQ